One Salvia splendens isolate huo1 chromosome 12, SspV2, whole genome shotgun sequence genomic window carries:
- the LOC121756911 gene encoding 33 kDa ribonucleoprotein, chloroplastic-like, with protein sequence MAAAFRALYFPPSTSHTHLPLPNHRLLLSVAARPRKSNLHLFLNAPLRALPSIQSESPKEIAAESEEEFSTTRLLVQNVPWTSTADDLRPLFEQYGTVVEIEFSMYNKERNRGLAFVTMGSPDEVLAAFNGLEASEYGGRVLKLNWAKPKKPKLPSSPPRPKPVHNLFVTFLPFRARAKDLKEFFNAHNANAVSADVIFRDNPKRSAGYGFVSFNTKAEADAALVALQGKEFMGRNLRIAPSKRFLRPETKAAIESGNESESNSSEKLEETSSTEVE encoded by the exons ATGGCCGCCGCATTTCGAGCTCTTTACTTCCCTCCGTCCACTTCCCACACTCATCTCCCGCTACCCAACCACCGCCTCCTTCTCTCCGTCGCCGCCAGGCCTCGCAAATCCAATCTCCATCTATTCCTCAACGCTCCGCTCCGTGCCCTACCTTCTATCCAATCCGAATCGCCGAAGGAAATTGCCGCCGAATCAGAAGAAGAATTTTCCACAACGAGGTTGCTCGTCCAGAATGTTCCATGGACGTCCACCGCGGACGATCTCCGCCCGCTCTTCGAGCAGTACGGAACCGTTGTTGAAATTGAG TTTTCAATGTATAATAAAGAGAGGAATAGAGGTCTTGCGTTTGTAACTATGGGTTCACCCGATGAAGTGCTTGCAGCTTTCAACGGTCTCGAAGCTTCG GAGTATGGGGGTAGAGTGTTGAAGCTTAATTGGGCTAAGCCAAAGAAGCCGAAGCTTCCCTCTTCCCCGCCGCGGCCTAAGCCAGTGCACAATTTGTTTGTCACGTTTCTGCCGTTTCGGGCGAGGGCCAAGGACCTCAAGGAGTTCTTCAATGCTCACAATGCTAATGCAGTTTCTGCTGATGTAATATTCCGTGATAATCCTAAGCGATCAGCTGGTTATGGCTTTGTGTCTTTCAACACTAAGGCAGAGGCTGATGCAGCACTCGTTGCATTGCAAGGAAAG GAGTTTATGGGGAGAAACTTACGCATAGCACCGAGCAAGAGATTCTTGAGGCCGGAAACAAAGGCAGCTATCGAGTCAGGAAATGAAAGTGAATCGAACTCTTCTGAGAAACTTGAGGAGACATCATCTACTGAG GTGGAATAA
- the LOC121758315 gene encoding centlein-like, translating into MEIPQEADDYIRESTDHSVGLTISTDALLSKLREVEASQIHLRRQYLSLQSKLKEKDDTIERSRAEASMNAVALKKFVKENQKLAMECSNLLAARNKWEKECSLYDHDREDLMDFANEADERAKEAEVRNRDLEEEKKILEEELHSYKCRSPQLVGESTNGTEEHCLLNSLFTTMFGKDDILPIAHNFLEAYTGVEACNELLTLWTSLSPLTQKVVALAAKVKNLEEDKDHITINLRKAEDEVNALFEENNALNEVNKRLMKKCYSGGTASAKKKKCSQKMSSPMEKKIDSSEANMLRQPLSPLQSNCT; encoded by the exons ATGGAAATCCCCCAAGAAGCTGATGATTACATACGAGAATCCACCGATCACAGCGTCGGTCTGACGATTTCCACCGACGCACTTCTTTCTAAACTTCGCGAGGTCGAAGCGTCGCAGATTCATCTCCGCCGCCagtatctctctctccaatCCAAGCTAAAAGAGAAAGATGACACAATCGAACGATCCAGG GCTGAGGCGAGCATGAACGCGGTGGCATTGAAGAAATTTGTTAAGGAAAACCAGAAATTGGCGATGGAATGCTCTAATCTGCTGGCGGCGCGCAATAAGTGGGAGAAGGAGTGCTCGCTCTACGATCACGATCGTGAAGATTTGATGGATTTTGCGAACGAGGCAGACGAGAGAGCCAAGGAAGCTGAGGTGCGGAATCGTGATTTAGAGGAGGAGAAAAAGATATTGGAGGAAGAGTTGCATTCCTACAAGTGTCGATCCCCGCAGCTG GTTGGCGAGTCTACCAACGGTACAGAAGAACATTGTTTACTTAATTCACTGTTCACTACTATGTTTGGCAAGGACGACATTCTGCCAATCGCACATAACTTTTTGGAGGCATATACTGGAGTTGAAGCTTGCAACGAGTTATTGACATTGTGGACAAG CTTAAGTCCTTTAACCCAGAAAGTCGTAGCATTAGCAGCAAAGGTGAAAAATCTAGAGGAAGACAAGGACCATATAACGATCAACCTTCGTAAAGCTGAAGATGAG GTAAATGCTCTGTTTGAAGAAAACAACGCCCTGAACGAGGTTAATAAAAGGCTGATGAAGAAATGCTATAGTGGAGGCACTGCTTCTGCAAAG AAGAAAAAATGCAGCCAAAAGATGAGTAGCCCAATGGAGAAGAAGATTGATTCAAGTGAAGCGAATATGCTGAGACAGCCACTCTCACCACTCCAATCTAACTGCACATGA